Within the Naumovozyma castellii chromosome 1, complete genome genome, the region TGGAGCACTGTACCTGGATGCTTATAAAACAGGTAAAACAGAGTCTCGTCTTGGAACAAAGCTACACGTTGCTGGTCATTTTGAGCAGAATCAAAACGGGGTGGTGTCACTGGGGATTGCAGTACCCCAGATATACCAACGAATGAATCCGGTATAAAGAATGTGGGTTCCACCTCACTTCTTGATGTCTCAGCCCACGGGGATTGAAATGTATCTAATACTCTGTGTCTAGTGTTATCTCGAGGAATTCCCAGGGAATGTATCATGGATGAGAGATCGGCACCAAGGGTCATAGAATGATCATATGGTTTGGAAAGTTCCTTATCATCTTGTCTGAGAAGGGGTACTAATGCTTTTAGGCCAAATTTAtccatttttcttcaactgTATGCTTTGTAAATTAATGAGGGGAGGCAATGTTGGTTTGGATGTTATTGTAGACAGTTGCGGTCTCCAATTATGAAATGCGTAAATTGTaacttgaagaagaatcctttgaatttttttagccagaatgaaaaaaatacaaattAACGTTAAGGCCAAAGAAATCTATTTGACGCTCAGCTTGATAAAAGGTATTGATTAAGAAGAGGTGCACTAGAAAGATACCCATGTCAAAATCACGCAGATACCaaccaaatttattaataacTGGTACACCAGGTTGCGGGAAGTCTACAACCTGTGAGCTTTTACAACGTAGGCTTCCTGAGTACAAGTACTATAATATATCCGATTTTGCAAAAGAACATGACTGTTACGATGGTTACGATAAGGGCAGAAAATCGCATATTGTCGATGAGGATAAACTTCTGGATGAGCTGGAACCATTATTGCGCCAGGGAAAGAGCATAATCGACTGGCATGTTAACGATGTATTCCCCGAAAGGTTGATTGACTTGGTCGCTGTATTAAGATGTGACAATTCTGTCTTATATGATAGACTACATGGAAGAAAATATCATGATACcaagattgaagaaaatatggATGCAGA harbors:
- the CDC36 gene encoding CCR4-NOT core subunit CDC36 (ancestral locus Anc_7.347) → MDKFGLKALVPLLRQDDKELSKPYDHSMTLGADLSSMIHSLGIPRDNTRHRVLDTFQSPWAETSRSEVEPTFFIPDSFVGISGVLQSPVTPPRFDSAQNDQQRVALFQDETLFYLFYKHPGTVLQELTYLELRNRNWRYHTTLRAWLTKDPLMEPEVSADGLSERGSYVFFDPQRWEKCQKDFLLFYNAIM
- the FAP7 gene encoding nucleoside-triphosphatase (ancestral locus Anc_7.348) is translated as MSKSRRYQPNLLITGTPGCGKSTTCELLQRRLPEYKYYNISDFAKEHDCYDGYDKGRKSHIVDEDKLLDELEPLLRQGKSIIDWHVNDVFPERLIDLVAVLRCDNSVLYDRLHGRKYHDTKIEENMDAEIMGVVLQDALESYAKEIVVELQSDTTEQMDANVDRIVDWQKMWLEQHEDGVTNELEDKQRNSDESGSESNDNEDDPEDANSPDDEFSESESESQE